In Acetivibrio cellulolyticus CD2, the sequence AAATGATAGCGAATACTATATCGAGTTTTCCAGACTAGCAGCCTGTACGACATCAGATGCCAACAATTATTATATTAAAATACCTAACAAAGGAGAATTGACTTTACCAAAACAAGAAGGAACTGATATGATAAAGGCTAATGATTCAATAATTGTTTATGGCGATGTAGTATATGTAAGAATATCGGATTTAAACTTTACAACCGAAATAAAAGACAATGTGCTGTGGCTTAAATAATAGTGGATAATAAACGTTACAATCAACATGGAGTTAATATTATGGTTAAACAAGCAGATGAATGCGATATACCAATCATTGAAGAAATACTATTGGATGCAGTAAACTGGATGTCTAATAATGGACTGCAAAACCAATGGAATGAGTCAAATGTTAAGTGGTCTAGTCTATCAAAGTCATATAGAATAAATAACTTTTATATTGCATACCAAAATGGATTACCATCTGCTTGTATGGCTTTAACAGACTATGACCCAACTTATTGGCCTAACATTCCAAAAGGAGAGTCCCTTTATTTGCATAAGTTTGCTGTTAAACGTACATTTGCTGGAAAGGGACTTTCAAAAGAATTAATAGATTTTGCAAAAAAGTTAGCCTGTAGTTATTGTATTACTGCAATTCGCCTTAATTGTAACCAGCATCGAAATAAATTAAGGGCAGTATATGAAAAAGAGGGATTTATATGTGTGGAAGAGAAGACTTTCTTTGAAAGACATGATACGGCTTTATATATCTGCATTGTTAATGACCTTAACCCAGTAGTATAAGCATAATCTGGAATAAGATGGGACGTAACCGTTTGGA encodes:
- a CDS encoding GNAT family N-acetyltransferase gives rise to the protein MVKQADECDIPIIEEILLDAVNWMSNNGLQNQWNESNVKWSSLSKSYRINNFYIAYQNGLPSACMALTDYDPTYWPNIPKGESLYLHKFAVKRTFAGKGLSKELIDFAKKLACSYCITAIRLNCNQHRNKLRAVYEKEGFICVEEKTFFERHDTALYICIVNDLNPVV